The window CTTCATATCGTGCGCCTCGGCCTCGGAGATGATCGGAATGTGGGTGCCGGGGGTATAGGCGCCGAACTTGTCCGGGTTCACCTCGGCGATGGCGATCAGTTCCTTGTCCGTCAGGCCGCAGAACTGCAGGACGACGTTCCCCTTCGTCGAGGCGCCGTAGCCCAGAACCTTCTTGCCGTCGGCCGCCAGCGACTGCAGCAGACGGGTCAGGTCCGCCCGGTGACGGAACACCCGCGCCTCGAAGTCGCGGTAGGGCACCGGGGTGTTCAGCCCCATGCGCTCTTCCTGCTCCAGCAGCCAGTTGATCACCGCCTCGTTGCGGCGGATCGGGTTGCTGCGCTTGGCCGCCGTGACCGCGAAGCTGCCGCCGTTGACGCCGTTCATCTGCACGTCGACGACCTGCATGTCGGCCTGGCGCAGGATGTATTCGATCGTCCCCAGCGAGTAATACTCAAGATGCTCATGGCAGATGGTGTCGTAGGACACCGTGCGCAGCATCGCCGGCATGTAGCTCTGCTCGAAGTGCCACAGGCCGTTCGGCTCCAGCGAGTCGTGCACCTCGCGGGCGAAGCGGATCGGATCGTCCAGGTCGTAGAACATGGCGATCGAAGTGATCACCCGCGCCCGCTGGTCGCTCGCACGCCGGAAGGCCTCGGCCGAGAAGAAGTCCGGCACCAGGGTGATGTCATCGGGGTAGAAGGCCTTGAACTTCAGCCCGGTCGGATCGATGCCGATCCGCTTCAGGCCCGGCGTCCGGTAGGCCTTGAGCGAGGTGGCGTCGTTGGAGCCGATGTCCAGCACCACGTCGCCCGCAGATACGCCGGCAAAAGCCTCCAGATTCTGGATCTTCTGCGTCAGGTGGCGGACCATCGACTGGTTCAGGCCGGAGCGGTAACCGTAGTTCTCGCCGTACATCTCGCCGGCATCATAGGAATGCGCCAGCTGCAGCAGCCCGCTGTCCGGGCACCACACCAGTTCCAGCGGCCCGCGCGTGATCGGCGTGCTCTTGGAATAAGGGAAGACGCCGGTCAGTTCCTGGCGGCCAAGGTCCAGGACCGAAACCAGATGATCGCTTCCGCTGATCCGGCACTTGTCAATGCGCTTGTATCCAACGTTTTCCACAAAAGCCGCCCTCGGTTGTCAATGCGCTCTGCGCCGCTTGTTCGAAAACCTCTAGATCAACTCAAAAGCCGTTCAGGACGGGTGAAGGCTGCGGCCGTACCCATCTTCGAAACGGATGATGTCATCTTCCCCCAGATAACCGCCCGACTGAACCTCGATCAGATGCAGCGGCACCTTGCCCGGATTCTCAAGCCGGTGGGTCTTGCCGGCCGAGATGAAGGTCGACTGGTTTTCATGCACCAGGAAACTCTCCTCTCCGCAGGTCACCAGCGCAACACCTTCAACCACGATCCAGTGCTCCGCCCGGTGATGGTGCATCTGCAACGACAGCTTCTCACCAGGCCTGACGGTGATCCGCTTGACCTGAAAGCGCGAACCGCGGTCGACGCTGCGGTACGACCCCCAGGGGCGGTGAACCGTGGTGTGCAGGGCATGCTCATCGCGCGCGTCGGCTTTCAGCCGTTCAACGATGTGCTTCACGTCCTGCGCCCGGCTCCTGTCGGCCACCAGCACGGCGTCGTCGGTCGCCACCACCACCACGTTCCGCAGCCCGGCCACGGCGACCAGCGGGTGGTCGGAACGGACATAGGCATCCTGCGCATCGTGAAGGAGGACGTTGCCCTGGGCAACATTGCCGTCGGCATCCTTCTCGCCGATGTCCCACAGCGCCGACCAGGCGCCGATGTCGTTCCATCCCATGTCCACCGGGATCACGGCCGCATGGTCGGTCTTTTCCATGACCGCATAGTCGATGGAGTCGGCGGGCGAGGCGGCGAAGGCTTCGGCCGACAGCCGGCAGAAGGTCAGGTCGCGCTCCGCCCCGGCAAGCGCCCGGCGGCAGGCTTCGACGATGGCCGGGCAAGTGCGCTCGAGTTCCGAGACATAGGCCGCAGCCGAGAACAGGAAGATGCCGCTGTTCCAGACATGGGAACCACCCCGCAGGTAGGATTCCGCCGTTGGCCGATCCGGCTTTTCCACGAACCGCTCGACCCGCAGCACCTCGAAGCCGCGGTCGGGGCGGCGGGCATCGAAGGAGCCGCCCACCTTGATGTAGCCATACCCGGTTTCCGGCGCCGTGGGCGTGATGCCGAACGTGACCAGCGCCCCGTCCGCCGCGGCGCCCACCGCCGTCTCGACCGCTTCCAGGAAGCGGTCGGATGACGCGATGACATGATCCGACGGCATCACCAGCATCAGGCCGTCCTGCCCGCCGGCAAGCATCCGCAGAGCGGCGACGCAAGCCGCCGGCGCGGTGTTGCGGCCAACCGGCTCCAGGATGATTTCAGCCGGCTTGACAGCCGCAGCGCGCAGCTGCTCGGCGACGATGAAACGATGATCCTCGTTGCAAACGATCAGCGGCGGCGCGAACCGTGCTCCGGAAACCCGCAGCGCGGTTTCCTGGATCATCGTCCGATCACCGGCCAGCGGCAGGAACTGCTTGGGATAAAGCGCACGCGAAAGAGGCCAGAGACGGCTTCCCGACCCGCCCGACAGAATGACCGGAGTCACTGTGACGAGGGGAGAGGTGTTCGTCATGATCGCGCTGCCCTCATCCAATTCCTGCTGCCCCACCGTTCAGGACCGGTACAAAAAAGCATGGAAGTCTGTTTGAGCTTCTTGACTCTGTAATTTCAACAGAGCCCCTGCCCCCTCTGCGACCCACGCGCAGACTTCCGTATCAAACTGGCATCAACGCCATCTCTTCCATCTCGGATAACGGGCATTGGACTGCACAGACTTCATATGAGCCATCTCTTTGGCATTTACCTCTAATGATATAACTTTCCTCCTGCAACAACATATTCGCCCCCTTGGTACATAGTCACAGCCCGTGGTGGTATAGGCTTTATAATATGTCCCCATCACCCCATCCAGAGCGGAACCAATTCGCATGGCAAGGATGAGGTCCAGCTGGGTTTTTCCCAATAGCGCTTGACGGAACGTCGCTCACCACAATAAGAACAAAACGTAAACATAAAAAATGTCCTTCCCGCCTTGCCTGGCCACCGCCACGGCAAGGCTTTTCGCATGCGCCTTCGGATTTCCGCCAATCCCAGAACAGACAGGAGACTCAAGTAATGCCCCTTTTGCCTACCGATGATTCCGGTCAGCGTATCCAGGCGCTTCGGCCCGGCGTGGCGCAAATGGTGCCCATCAGCGCCGCATCGCATGCGTCGGCCCCCTTCGGTCCCACCACCACGGTGATCCGGGTCGTCTCGAGCGCGCATTGCTTCATCGCCTTCGGCCAGGCGCCCTTCGCCGACGCGAACGGCCATTACCTTCCCGCCAGCGCGCCGGAATATTTCCGGGTGGAACCGGGGGAAATGCTGGCGACCATGCGCTCCACCAGTGACGGCACGCTGCACGTGTCGGAGATGACCTGATGCTTGCCTGCATCGGCCGGTTCATCGCAGCGACCCGGCGTTTCGCCGACGCGCTCGTCACCCGTTCCGGGACCGCACTCACGACGCGCTCGGGCGATCGTCTCATAGGAAGGTGACCCATGTCCGAGATCGCCATTCATCAGCTTCCCGCCGCGTCTTCCCTGTCCGGCGATGAAATCCTGCCGATCGACGACGGCACCGCCACCCTGCGCACGACCGTCGCAGCCATCCGCCAGGGGCTCTCCCCCACAGGGCACGGTCATATCATGGGCGATGTGGCGGGATTGCAGACGGCGCTGAATGCCAAGGCGCCTCTCGCAGGCCCCGCCTTCACGGGCGCCGTCACCGTGTCGGCCGGCAATGCGGCGACTCCCGCCCTGTCGCCGGCCGGCGATCCCGATACCGGCCTGTTCTTTCCGGCGGCCGACACGGTGGCGTTCACCGCCGGGGGCGTGGAGCGTCTCTCCATCCCCAACAACGGATACATCGGCCTGGTCCCGGCGGACCAGCGGGTGCGGATCGTCGCTTCCAGCAGCCCCAACCTGGACATGGAGAATCAGACGGGAGCGGACAACGAGAAGCTCTGGCGCCTGAACGTCAGCGGCGGACAGTTCTCGATCCAGACCGTGACCGACTCATACAGCGCGGCAGCGACGGCCCTGCAAGTGGTCCGCTCCGGGTTGTCGGTGACGATGATCACCGTCGGCGGCGGAATCGGAAACGAAAGCCTGCGCGTGGCGGCGGTATCCGGGGCCACGCGCTGCATCACCGTCACGGGCAGCGGCGGGGGCGATCCCACGGTCGGCACCAGCGCCGGTCGGCTCGCCTTCGGGGCGATCCCGGTGCTGCCCAGCTACACGGTCGCCACCCTCCCGACCGCAGCGGCACGCGGCCTGATCTACGTCTCCGACGGGGCCGGCGGCAAGAAGCTGGCGGTCAGCGACGGAGCCAACTGGCGATGGCCGGATGGCGCCATCGTGTCCTGACAGTCATGTCATGACAGCCGTGTCCAGAGCATCGCGCATCAGGGCCCCGAATCCCCCTCGAACAGGAGTCCGATCATGCAGACCACCAAACAACCCTATGAGTTCCTCGTCCGCTGGAACGCCACGGGCGGTCTTTCCGGGGCGCATGCGCAGTTCCGTTATGTCACCCTCGGCGAGGACGGCACGCCCATCGGCGAATTCATCGGCGCGGCCGAGCCGGTCGCCGTGGCGGAAGCGGCGGGCTTCCCGCTGGCCGACATCCTGTCGTCCCTGCAGATCACGGCACTGGCGGAACGGGACACCGCACGGTCCGAACGGGACGCGCTGGCGAAGCGGCTGGCGGAACTGACCTCGCCGGAAGCGTGAGCCGGCAGCAGGATCAGGAGGCGATGCCGCGCAGGGTTCCTGCCGGCAGATTGTCCACATACCAGCGGTAGGCCTGGGCAAAGCCGTCGCGCAGGTTGGTGGGAGCCGTCCAGCCCATGGCGGCAATCCGGCTGTTGTCCATCAGCTTGCGCGGCGAGCCGTCGGGCTTGCTGGAATCGAAGCGGAAATGGCCCGACCAACCGGCGACCTCGGCGATCAGCTCGGCCAACCCGCGGATGCTGGTCTCGATACCGGTGCCGACATTGACGTGCTCCTCGCCGGAATAGCGTTCGGCCAGAAAGACCAGCGCGTCGGCAAGGTCGTCCACGAACAGGAACTCACGCAACGGCGCACCGGTCCCCCACAGTTCCACCGTCTCGGCGCCGGTCCGCTTGGCCTGGTGGATCTTGGCGATCAGCGCCGCCGCGACATGGCCCTGCTGAAGGTCGAAGTTGTCGCCGGGGCCATAGAGGTTGGTGGGCATCGCCGCGATGAAGTCGCAGCCATACTGGCGGCGGTAGGCCTGGCACAGCTTGATGCCGGCGATCTTGGCGACCGCATACCACTCGTTGGTCGGCTCCAGCGGCCCGGTCAGGAGCAGATCCTCGCTCATCGGCTGAGGCGCCAGCCGCGGATAGATGCAGGAGGAACCGAGCAGAACCAGCTTCTTCACACCGCACCTGTAGGCGCTGTGAACGATGTTCGTCTCGATCACGAGATTGTCGTAGAGAAACTCCGCCGGACGGGTGCTGTTGGCATGGATCCCGCCCACCGTCGCGGCGGCCAGGAAGATGACTTCGGGCCGCGTTTCGGCCATCCACGCCTCCACGTCGGCCTGACGACGCAGATCCATCACGTCGCGGCCAACGGTGAGAACGTCGCACCCCTCTTTGCGCAGCCGGCGAACAATCGCCGACCCGGCCATGCCGCGGTGACCAGCCACCCAGACGCGCTTGCCGCGCAGAGGGAACAGGAGGGGCTCAGTGCTCACGCCGTTTCTCGCTTCTCATGCCTTGCCGCCGCTTCCTAACATTGGGCACGCCAGGGGTCCAGCCTGCGTCTTTGCACAAGACGGCATACCGGATATGGGAGGAAGCGACGGACGCCAAACCCGGTAACCGCATCGCCACGGGCTCCATCGCTGGAGCAGATGGTGATGCCGCCGAGCGATGTGAATGAGGAGAAACCCCAGCCCGGCACCGGAAGCACGCCGAACCGGAGTGTCGTAAGCTTCAGGTCACTGCCATCAGCTTGGGGTTCTTCTTCCAGTCCTCCATAATGACCTGAGCTTTATGACGATCCTCGCTGGTCAGAGCCCCTCCCAATTCATGGGCCTTGGCCTCCAGCCCATCGCGGTCGGGACCGGGCTGGGTGGCGGCGGCAGCCATGATGTACCAGACATAGGCCTGGATCGGGTTGTAAGCCTTGCCATCGCGATTGGCGTAGAGCGCCCCGAGGTTGGTCATCGCGCCGGCATGGCCCTGGGCCGCAGCCTTGCGCAGCCAGTCCACGCCCTCCACCAGTTCGGGCCGGCCGCCCCAGCCGTGGGCCAGCATCAGGCCCAGATTGACCTGGGCGCCGACATTCCCCTGCATCGCCGCCTTCCGGTACCAGACCGCGGCCTCGGCATGGTCGGGAGCACCGGCCAGCCCGTTGGAATGGATCAGGCCAAGGTTGAACTGGGCATTGACGTTGCCCTGCTCGGCCGACAGGCGGCACCATTTCAGGGTTTCGCGGTAATCCTTGGGAACGCCATGCCCGCGGGCATGGAGCAGGCCCAGATTGACCTGGGCCACCGGATGCCCCTGTTCGGCCGCCTGACGGTAGAACTCCGCCGCACGGGCCGGATCGGCCTCCACCCCGGTGCCGTGCTCATAGATGATGGCGAGCGCCAGCTGCGAATTGACGAAGCCCTGCCCGGCCGCCCGCTGGTACCAGGCGACCGCCTGCCCCATGTCGCGCTCCACCCCCTGGCCGTTGGCGTAGAGGGAGGCGAGCGCGTGCTGGGCGACGGCATAGCCCTGCTCGGCCGACCTCATGTACCAGGCGGCGGCGGCGGCATGGTCCTGCGTCACTCCCTGCCCGAAGGCATGGAGCAGGCCCATGTGATGCTGCGCCTCGGCATGGCCGGCCTCGGCGGCCAGCCGGTACCAGTGCAGGGCCTGGGCGATGTCCGGCCCGATGCCCAGCCCATTCGGATAGAGCAAGGCCAGATTGGCCTCCGCCGCCGCCGGGTTGGCCTTGGCCACGGTCTTGTACCAGCGCACCGGCAAGGCGCTGTCCTGGGGGGCGCCTTCGCCGTTGGCGTAGCACAGGCCGAGCGAGAACTGGGCCTCGACATGGCCCTGCTCCGCCGCCTTGCGGAACCAGTGGGCGGCGTCGCCGAAATCGCGCACCACCCCCTGACCGCGGGCATAGAGCTGGCCCATACGGTACTGCGCCTCGGCATGGCCGCCCTCGGCCAGCGGCAGCCAGTCTGCGACGGCGGCGGCATGGTCCTCCGCTTCGAAGGCGGCGAGGCCGCGCTGGAAATCGGGCTTGCGGAAACCGGTGGATTTGCTTCGCTTCAGCAGCTTGCCGAACAAGATCAAGGCTCCCGCAGGCTTTCGTCGACCCCGCGCAGGATGGGGCGCAGGAAATAGGTGATGATCCGGCGTTCGCCGACCTTGATGTCGGCCATCAGCGGCATGCCGGGGATCAGGCGGAAGTTGGAAGGCACATTGTCCAGCGTGGTGGTCAGCAGCTTGATCCGGGCCCGGTAGAAGAGCGCTCCGTTCGTGCTGCTGTCCTTGCTGGAGAAGGAGTCCTCGCTGATCGTCGTGACTTCGCCGTCGAGCGCCCCATGCTGCATGTAGGGATAGGCGTCGAGCTTGACGCGCACCTTGTCGCCGACCTGGACGAAGGCGAGGTCACGGGCGTCGATGTTGGCCTCGACCTCCAGCGGGGAGCCGACCGGCACCAGGGTGAAGAGCGCCTCGGCCTCCTTGGCGATGGAGCCGGGGGCGGCCTTGGGCGAAACCTCCAGCACGATGGCGTCGAGGGGAGAGTCGAGCTGGACCAGTGCCTGGCGCTTGCGCGCCTTGGTGAGCTGCTCGCGCAACGCCTCGCGCTCGTTGCGCTGGGAGGTCAGTTCCTCGATGATCTTGCCGTTCCACTGCTGGATGAAGACGTCACGCTCGGCCAGCAGAGCCTGCAGGTCATGGCGGTTGCCCTGCAGCTCGTTCTGGTTCAGGACCAGATTGCGCTCGATGTCGATGCGGTCGCTGGTGGCCTGCAGCAGGTTCAGCTTGCTGCCGACCTGGGTGGCCAGCAGCGAAGAGCGCATGGTCTCGATCTCGCGCACCACCTTCAGCCGCTCGTTCAGATGGACGCGGTCCATCTCGTACTTGGCGACGTTGGACTGCAGCCGCGCAAGCTTCTCCTCGTAATTCTGCATCTGCGACTGGTACTGGGCCTGACGCTCACGCCACAACGACTGCTGCAGCGTCCCGTAGCCGTAGCGGTCGTTGCCACCGATGAAGGGCTTGCCGTCATGCTCGGCCTCGAGCCGGGCAATCAGGGCGTCGGCGTTGGCAAGGCGGGATTCCAGCTGCAGGACGTCGGCCTGGGTGAAGGTCGGGTCCAGCGTCGCCAATACCTGGCCCTTGCGCACCACATCGCCCGGACGGACCAGGACCTGCTTGATCGCCGCCATCTCCAGCGGCTGGACCATCACGTTGGGCTCGGTCGAGATGATCTTGCCCTGCGAGGCGACGATCTTGTCCAGGTAGGACATCGATGCCCAGACGATCAGACCGATGACGAACAGCCCCAGCAGATGCAGCGTGATGCGCGCCAGGAACGGATCGGGGGCGTTCTGGATCGCCTCAGTGTCCTTCTGGAAGGCACCGATCGCCGCCTTCCCCCGCTCCTTGGCCCGCTTGTCGAGGGGGGAGGCCGGCGGGCGCGGCGCCGCGTCGTTGGCAGGAACGCGCGCCGTCTCGATTTTCGCAAGCTTGTGTGCGGTCGGCTTTTGTGCGGACAAGGGCGCGCGCTCCTAGATATGCCGGTTCTGCTGGTGCCAGAGGTGCTGATAGATGTCGCAGCGCCCCAGCAGTTCGTCATGCTTGCCGCTGTCCACCACCTTGCCGCGATCCATCACCAGGATGGTGTCCGACGGCACCAGCGACGACAGCCGGTGCGAGATGATGATCACGGTGCGGCCGCGGGCGATGTTCATCAGGTTGGCCTGGACGATCGCCTCGCTCTCGGCGTCGAGCGCCGAGGTCGCCTCGTCCATGATCAGGATCTTCGGGTTGGTCAGCAGGGCGCGGGCAATGGCCAGACGCTGGCGCTGACCGCCGGACAGGTTGGACGACCCCTCTTCCAGCATGGTGTCCAGACCCTTGGGCAGCCGTTCGACGAACTCGTCGGCGCCGGCCAGATGGATCACCTTCAGGATCTCCTCGGTCGTCGCCCCCGGCTTGGCGGCGGAGACGTTCTCACGGATGGTGCCGGTGAACAGGAAGTTATCCTGCAGCACCACGCCGATCGAGGCGCGGAGATGGTCGAGATCGTATTCGCGCAGATCGCGGCCGTCGATGCGGATCAGCCCTTCCTGTGCCCGATGCAGCCCCTGCAACAATCGGGTCACGGTGGTCTTGCCGGAACCGCTGCGCCCCATCACGCCGAGGATGGTGCCTTCGGACGCGGTGAAGGAAACCCCGTCGAGCGCCGGCGGAGCCGAGGGGGCGTAGCGGAAGCGAACCTCCTGGAACTCCACCGTGCCGCGCAGGGTCGTGCGCAGGCCGCGGCCGGTGCGGCCCTCTTCCGGCGGATGGTTCATGATCGTGCCCAGCATCTGGACCGAGATCGACACCTCCTGGAACTGCTGGACCAGCTGGGCCATCTGCAGCAGCGGCTGGGTGACGCGGCCGGCCAGGATGTAGAAGGCGATCAGCGCGCCCATCATCAGGTCGCCGTTCAGCGCCAGATAGGTGCCGAGCCCGAGCAGGCAGGCCATCATCAGCTGGTTCAGCGGCTGGGCCACCGTCTGCCCGATGATCATGATGCGGCCGACGTCGAAGCGCTGTTCGGCGGCACGGGCGACACGGTGGTCCCACTCCTGCTTCTGGCGGGCGTCGAGCGCCAGCGACTTCACC is drawn from Azospirillum sp. TSH100 and contains these coding sequences:
- a CDS encoding class I SAM-dependent methyltransferase; the protein is MENVGYKRIDKCRISGSDHLVSVLDLGRQELTGVFPYSKSTPITRGPLELVWCPDSGLLQLAHSYDAGEMYGENYGYRSGLNQSMVRHLTQKIQNLEAFAGVSAGDVVLDIGSNDATSLKAYRTPGLKRIGIDPTGLKFKAFYPDDITLVPDFFSAEAFRRASDQRARVITSIAMFYDLDDPIRFAREVHDSLEPNGLWHFEQSYMPAMLRTVSYDTICHEHLEYYSLGTIEYILRQADMQVVDVQMNGVNGGSFAVTAAKRSNPIRRNEAVINWLLEQEERMGLNTPVPYRDFEARVFRHRADLTRLLQSLAADGKKVLGYGASTKGNVVLQFCGLTDKELIAIAEVNPDKFGAYTPGTHIPIISEAEAHDMKPDYFLLLPWHFKEGVVQREQAFFARGGKMIIPFPEIEII
- a CDS encoding mannose-1-phosphate guanylyltransferase/mannose-6-phosphate isomerase, with protein sequence MTNTSPLVTVTPVILSGGSGSRLWPLSRALYPKQFLPLAGDRTMIQETALRVSGARFAPPLIVCNEDHRFIVAEQLRAAAVKPAEIILEPVGRNTAPAACVAALRMLAGGQDGLMLVMPSDHVIASSDRFLEAVETAVGAAADGALVTFGITPTAPETGYGYIKVGGSFDARRPDRGFEVLRVERFVEKPDRPTAESYLRGGSHVWNSGIFLFSAAAYVSELERTCPAIVEACRRALAGAERDLTFCRLSAEAFAASPADSIDYAVMEKTDHAAVIPVDMGWNDIGAWSALWDIGEKDADGNVAQGNVLLHDAQDAYVRSDHPLVAVAGLRNVVVVATDDAVLVADRSRAQDVKHIVERLKADARDEHALHTTVHRPWGSYRSVDRGSRFQVKRITVRPGEKLSLQMHHHRAEHWIVVEGVALVTCGEESFLVHENQSTFISAGKTHRLENPGKVPLHLIEVQSGGYLGEDDIIRFEDGYGRSLHPS
- a CDS encoding GDP-L-fucose synthase → MAGSAIVRRLRKEGCDVLTVGRDVMDLRRQADVEAWMAETRPEVIFLAAATVGGIHANSTRPAEFLYDNLVIETNIVHSAYRCGVKKLVLLGSSCIYPRLAPQPMSEDLLLTGPLEPTNEWYAVAKIAGIKLCQAYRRQYGCDFIAAMPTNLYGPGDNFDLQQGHVAAALIAKIHQAKRTGAETVELWGTGAPLREFLFVDDLADALVFLAERYSGEEHVNVGTGIETSIRGLAELIAEVAGWSGHFRFDSSKPDGSPRKLMDNSRIAAMGWTAPTNLRDGFAQAYRWYVDNLPAGTLRGIAS
- a CDS encoding tetratricopeptide repeat protein, with translation MFGKLLKRSKSTGFRKPDFQRGLAAFEAEDHAAAVADWLPLAEGGHAEAQYRMGQLYARGQGVVRDFGDAAHWFRKAAEQGHVEAQFSLGLCYANGEGAPQDSALPVRWYKTVAKANPAAAEANLALLYPNGLGIGPDIAQALHWYRLAAEAGHAEAQHHMGLLHAFGQGVTQDHAAAAAWYMRSAEQGYAVAQHALASLYANGQGVERDMGQAVAWYQRAAGQGFVNSQLALAIIYEHGTGVEADPARAAEFYRQAAEQGHPVAQVNLGLLHARGHGVPKDYRETLKWCRLSAEQGNVNAQFNLGLIHSNGLAGAPDHAEAAVWYRKAAMQGNVGAQVNLGLMLAHGWGGRPELVEGVDWLRKAAAQGHAGAMTNLGALYANRDGKAYNPIQAYVWYIMAAAATQPGPDRDGLEAKAHELGGALTSEDRHKAQVIMEDWKKNPKLMAVT
- a CDS encoding HlyD family type I secretion periplasmic adaptor subunit → MSAQKPTAHKLAKIETARVPANDAAPRPPASPLDKRAKERGKAAIGAFQKDTEAIQNAPDPFLARITLHLLGLFVIGLIVWASMSYLDKIVASQGKIISTEPNVMVQPLEMAAIKQVLVRPGDVVRKGQVLATLDPTFTQADVLQLESRLANADALIARLEAEHDGKPFIGGNDRYGYGTLQQSLWRERQAQYQSQMQNYEEKLARLQSNVAKYEMDRVHLNERLKVVREIETMRSSLLATQVGSKLNLLQATSDRIDIERNLVLNQNELQGNRHDLQALLAERDVFIQQWNGKIIEELTSQRNEREALREQLTKARKRQALVQLDSPLDAIVLEVSPKAAPGSIAKEAEALFTLVPVGSPLEVEANIDARDLAFVQVGDKVRVKLDAYPYMQHGALDGEVTTISEDSFSSKDSSTNGALFYRARIKLLTTTLDNVPSNFRLIPGMPLMADIKVGERRIITYFLRPILRGVDESLREP
- a CDS encoding peptidase domain-containing ABC transporter, whose product is MILAAEVPCAHTGLHSLAAVARQRGLDVSAERLQHNNVIGNEELDTARLLRVAKSIGLKAESATLDWEDLGKLEDAFPAILRLRNGNSMVVLGFGKQGDTEVAILQDPLAGQEVILPVDRIRLSQAWAGEVVLLKRDYGLTDIEQPFGLKWFLVEILRHRRIFRDIGIAAIMMSLFALAVPIFFQLVVDRVLVHRSLGTLGVLMVGMVGVILFEAAFSYLRQYLMLYATKKIDAKMNVQVFNKLVGLPMHYFERVSSGEIVKNMQQAERIRNFLTGQLFMTLLDTVSLVIFLPIMFMYSVPLTVLVLVFSALMALNIGIMIPLIKGRLKDLYQAEIRQQSFLIENIHGMRTVKSLALDARQKQEWDHRVARAAEQRFDVGRIMIIGQTVAQPLNQLMMACLLGLGTYLALNGDLMMGALIAFYILAGRVTQPLLQMAQLVQQFQEVSISVQMLGTIMNHPPEEGRTGRGLRTTLRGTVEFQEVRFRYAPSAPPALDGVSFTASEGTILGVMGRSGSGKTTVTRLLQGLHRAQEGLIRIDGRDLREYDLDHLRASIGVVLQDNFLFTGTIRENVSAAKPGATTEEILKVIHLAGADEFVERLPKGLDTMLEEGSSNLSGGQRQRLAIARALLTNPKILIMDEATSALDAESEAIVQANLMNIARGRTVIIISHRLSSLVPSDTILVMDRGKVVDSGKHDELLGRCDIYQHLWHQQNRHI